The genome window CGCCAAGCAATCTCTTGGTTTCGTTGAGATAACGTTCACGCGGGTAGGGGTCTTTCACCTTGTCGGCTGCAAACTTGTGAAAATGCCCGAACTGCCCGAACATCGGTCCCACGCCGCCCATCTGAAACATCAACCATTGCAGACACTCGTAACGTCGGCGCGGCTCTTGCGGCAGAAGACGGCCGGCCTTTTCCGCCAGATAAATCAGGATCGCGCCGCTTTCGAAGAGACCCAAAGGCATGCCGTCCGGTCCGTCGGGATCGATGATCGCGGGGATCTTGTTGTTCGGGTTGAGCGAGAGGAACTCCGTGGTCGTCTGGTCGTCGCTGTCAAAGGAAACGCGGTGCGCCTCATAGGGGAGGTCGAGTTCCTCCAGCGCCACCGACACTTTGATGCCGTTCGGGGTCGGCAGGGAGTAGAGCTGGATCCGCTCAGGCATCGTCGCGGGCCAACGGGCGGTGATCGGAAAGGCGCTCAGGTCTGGCATTTTGGCCTCCTGTCGTGAGTGCGGGTGTCCGGTTCTGGTTATTCGAACGGGCGGGCGGTGTCTGCTGAAACAATTTTGATCGAAAATGAACGGCACGTTTGCAATTGACGACGAGCGTTGCGGCCTAGGTTAAGCTGCCGTTGCTTCACCTCGCGGGGAGAAGCGAGCAAGCAACCCCGGGTTTCGCCCCGAATGAGGAATGCCGCAGCAATGTCATCAAGTTCCTCCGGTCACGTTTTGCGCATTGGCTTGCTGATTGCAGGCGTTCTCACCCTGTGCGCGATTGCGATATGGGTGGTGATCGGGCACATGCGCATGGATTATGTCAACGAGCGCGTCCAGGTGCTTGAGGCGCGGTCTGCGATGGTCGAGCGCTATGGCCTCTATCATGCGGTTTCGGACGGGGTGGACGATTCAGCACCGGGAACGGTGGCCCCGGTCGAGCCCGATACGGGCGATTTGGGCGACCGCACGCCATTGGCCTTCTCGGTCGAGCCGGCGACGGGCGATGACAGCACGTCCGGGGCCTTCGATGCGATTTCCAGCGCTCGCAACGCGCTGGTTGATGAGGGACAGAGTTCGTTTTGGGTGAGCGAACGGCGAGCGGATGGCATCGATCTCTTCATTGCGGTCCCGCTGGTGCACACGCGTACATGTGTTTCCTGCCACGGCGCTGAAGGCGTGGCGGCCGGCCGGCCGGCCGGCCTTGATTGGGAGGGGGGCGGAGTTGTGGCGATGCTCGTCGCCATGACACGGATCGAAAATCTGCCGTTGCGCGCGGAAGATACGATTGAACTGTCGGCCGTGGCGGTCGCGCTTTCGAGTATCTTTCTGCTCGGCATCATGCTGAGCCGGCAGCGGCGGCAAAGCGAGATTGCCATCTTCAATGCCGATGCGGCCCAGGCGGAGGTGCGGCGGCTCGAAGACATTGCGGACGCTCACCGCCAGACGCGTGAACGCGATGCCCGGTTGGCGGCCGTGATCGAAAGCATCGGCGAGGGGGTGCTGATCTATGACAAGGGAGGCTTGATAGAGAGCGCGAATCCCGCCGCCAACAGGATATTCGGTCATGAAGGCCAGACCCTTCAGGGCCGCTCCGTGGTGCCGCTTTTTGGTAACTCCGGCGTTGACACGCCGGTTGCGTTTCACTTGTTCCCTTCGGTGCGGACAGGGGAGACGCCGAGCCTGCCCCTTGAGTACGACGGTCTCACGCTTGCCGGCGGTCGTCTTCCGGTCGAATTGGCGATCAACCGGGTACAGACGGGCGATGTGCAGTTCTATGTCGCTGTCGTGCGTGACATTTCGTGGCGCAAGGACACAGAGCGGCAGCTTCGCGAGGCGCAGGACAGGCTGCGCGGGGCAATCGAGGCTTTGCCGGATGCCTTTGTCCTGTATGATTCCGACGATCGTCTGGTGATCTGCAATCAACGCTACCGGGATCTTTACGCCCTCAGTGCCGAGGCGATCGCACCCGGGTGCCGGTTCGAGGACATGCTGCGCTATGGCGTGTCGCTCGGTCAGTACATCGATGCGCAGGAAGACCCCGAAGGCTGGATCGCGGAACGTTTGCGCCTTCATCGGTCCCCTCCGTCCCGGCCGATCGAGCAACACCTTGGTGACGGGCGCTGGCTTCGCGTGTTCGAACGACGCATGCCGGATGGTCAAACCGTCGGTTTTCGGATCGACATTACCGAGCTCAAGCGTCGCGAGGAAGCGCTGCGGCAGAGCGAAGGCCAGTTGCGTGCGGTGGTCGGTGGTGCGCTCGACGCGATCGTCGTGGTTGATGCGGACGGGTGCATCCTGGAGTTCAATCCCGCAGCCGAAAGAGTGTTCGATTACGCGCGCGCGGACGTGATTGGAGCTCCCGCGCGGGAGCTTCTGGTGCCGGAACGTCACCGCAAGGCATATGATAACCAGATTTGCGCCATCCTGGAGGCAACCTCCTTCGACACAGATGGACAGCGGATCGAAGCGCGGGCCCTGACCCGCACGGGCGTGGAAATCTTGATGGAGGTTGCCTTCAATTCCGTGCAGGGCGATGAGGGGCCCGTTGTAATCGCATTCATGCGTGACATTACCGGCGATCGGGCCAAGACGGTCGCGCTTGAGGAAGCCCGCGCACAGGCGGAAGAGGCGGATCGGGCGAAGTCGGATTTCCTCGCCATGATGAGCCATGAGATCCGGACGCCGCTCAATGCTGTGCTTGGCCTTCTCGATCTGCTGCTCCACACGCGGTTGCAGACCGAGCAGAAGAGCCACGTCGAAACGGCTCGGGGCGCTGCCTTCGCCCTGCTTCAGATCCTGAACGATATTCTGGACTTTTCACGCCTTGAGGCCCGCAGGTTTGCGTTTTTCGACGCTCCTTTCGATCCGGCAGCACTTGTGGAAGCCGTCCGGGCGCTTTTTTCGATCAAGGCCGCCGAGAAAGGCCTGTTTTTCGACGTGACCGTCAGGCCGGATGTCCCCGACGCGCTCGTTGGCGATGCCGGACGGATCCGGCAGGTGCTCATCAATCTCGTGGCCAATGCGGTGAAGTTCACGCAGCACGGCGGGGTGAGTGTGAAAGTCGGTCTCCGGCCGACGCCGGCGGAGGACGCGGGAAACCTTGTCCCGCTCATTATCGAGGTGGAAGATACGGGGGTCGGAATTTCCGGCACCGATCCCGACAGGGTCTTTTCCCGTTTCGTGACCAGCCGGGATGGTCCCGGAACACGCAGCGAGGGGGTGGGCCTGGGGCTGGCGATCAGCCTTGAACTTACGGAGGGCATGGGGGGAACTCTTTCGCTTCAGCCGCGCGAGGGGGGAGGAAGCCGTTTTCTCGTGGCACTCGACCTTGCCCGCGCCGGTGCAGCGGACACCGACTGCACCGGAAGCGAGGAAAGGGTTCCCGACTTCCGGGTCTTGCATGGCGCGATGATCCTGCTTGCCGAAGACAACGCGACGAACCGCATGATGACGGGGCATCT of Stappia sp. ES.058 contains these proteins:
- a CDS encoding glutathione binding-like protein: MPDLSAFPITARWPATMPERIQLYSLPTPNGIKVSVALEELDLPYEAHRVSFDSDDQTTTEFLSLNPNNKIPAIIDPDGPDGMPLGLFESGAILIYLAEKAGRLLPQEPRRRYECLQWLMFQMGGVGPMFGQFGHFHKFAADKVKDPYPRERYLNETKRLLGVLEQRLAGRAYIMGDDYTIADIAIVPWLRTLGGFYEADELSGLNERTNVLRWMKTCLDRPAFARGLAIPA
- a CDS encoding PAS domain S-box protein, whose protein sequence is MSSSSSGHVLRIGLLIAGVLTLCAIAIWVVIGHMRMDYVNERVQVLEARSAMVERYGLYHAVSDGVDDSAPGTVAPVEPDTGDLGDRTPLAFSVEPATGDDSTSGAFDAISSARNALVDEGQSSFWVSERRADGIDLFIAVPLVHTRTCVSCHGAEGVAAGRPAGLDWEGGGVVAMLVAMTRIENLPLRAEDTIELSAVAVALSSIFLLGIMLSRQRRQSEIAIFNADAAQAEVRRLEDIADAHRQTRERDARLAAVIESIGEGVLIYDKGGLIESANPAANRIFGHEGQTLQGRSVVPLFGNSGVDTPVAFHLFPSVRTGETPSLPLEYDGLTLAGGRLPVELAINRVQTGDVQFYVAVVRDISWRKDTERQLREAQDRLRGAIEALPDAFVLYDSDDRLVICNQRYRDLYALSAEAIAPGCRFEDMLRYGVSLGQYIDAQEDPEGWIAERLRLHRSPPSRPIEQHLGDGRWLRVFERRMPDGQTVGFRIDITELKRREEALRQSEGQLRAVVGGALDAIVVVDADGCILEFNPAAERVFDYARADVIGAPARELLVPERHRKAYDNQICAILEATSFDTDGQRIEARALTRTGVEILMEVAFNSVQGDEGPVVIAFMRDITGDRAKTVALEEARAQAEEADRAKSDFLAMMSHEIRTPLNAVLGLLDLLLHTRLQTEQKSHVETARGAAFALLQILNDILDFSRLEARRFAFFDAPFDPAALVEAVRALFSIKAAEKGLFFDVTVRPDVPDALVGDAGRIRQVLINLVANAVKFTQHGGVSVKVGLRPTPAEDAGNLVPLIIEVEDTGVGISGTDPDRVFSRFVTSRDGPGTRSEGVGLGLAISLELTEGMGGTLSLQPREGGGSRFLVALDLARAGAADTDCTGSEERVPDFRVLHGAMILLAEDNATNRMMTGHLLDRWGCQYRTAETGKEVLSLLEESAFDAVLMDVSMPEMDGIEATRRIRAGEGDHVDTPIVALTAHALVTERDKALEAGMNAFVTKPVDAAVLRRTLADVLGGGAPDREGWVAPADAMGRAWQASLLDEDKLRQLDRDLPPDLRYSIYTRCAIDLRVQADRLETAEDPATMAAASHVIGSLAATFGANAVSEQAVAQERAAASRSADKEFRAGVEALVAAVRALADALDERRRHADAGT